The sequence CCGGGGCGGCGCTCAGTCGGTTGCGGATGACGCCGGAGATGATGGGACGCTCTGCGTCTACCGCCGCCTCCCGCTCTACCAATGATGCGATGGTGAGGGCGCTGTGGACGTTCAGACCGAGTTTTTTCATCTGACCCCGCCACTCCGGAGTCAGCGTGGCGTCGGTCTGTTTGAGCATCGTGTCGACGATCTGGTGCGGTGTTGCATCTTGGTAGACTTCGTACGTATCGGGGAACAGATAGCCTTCCAGACGGTGCTTGATCCCCGTGTTCGCCGGGATCTCCTTCACAAAGTCGTAGTCAAACGAGCCCTTGTCCACTTCGTTGAGGAACGCCTGTTTGTCTGTGATCAATTTGTCCTTGACCAGTTCGTCCGCCATCTGGTCGACGGTATAGCCTTCGGGGATCGTGAACTTGAGCGTGTTGTACTTCGCATCCCCTTCCACGAGAACACGTGCGATCTCTTCCATCGACATGCCCTGTTTGAGATAGTACTTGCCGATCTTCAAGTTCGAACTCGTCCCCTCGTAGGAGAGGTACCACTTGAACAGCGTACCGTTCTTGATCATGTTGAGGTCTTCCAACTGCTGCCCGACAGAAGCGGCGTTGGCCCCCTCAGGGATGTTGATTTCAACCGCTTGACCGTTGCCGCCGGGCGGTTGAAGTTGGTTTTGCACATAATAAAGCCCCCCGCCGAGCACGAGTATGCACAGGGCGAACAGGAGCCACCACTTTTGCCCACGCGGCTTTTGGCCCGGTAAGTGGGAGTGATTGGTTGTCATGGGTGAAGATGCACCTCCAAAGTCATTCCCCACTATTATACGAGATTCGACAAAAAGGGAAAAGCCCACGCCTGACGACGTGGGCTTTTTTTCCTGTTACTCCGATTGTTGGTTGACGTTTGCTTGCAGCGATTCTACGCGGTCCGCCATGAGTTGGCCGACTTGAGCCGCCTGTTCGGTGCTCAAGTTCTCCTCGTTGGTGAGACCGAGTTGCTGCAGGACTTCTAGGCGCACGTCGTCCATGTGGAGGTCGACTTGGTTCGGGTGGTACAAGTTCTGTGACATCCTCCCACCTCCTCCTCTACAGCGTTCCCAAGAAAAACAGGCATCCCCCAAGGGAATGCCTGTCAGTTGAACCTCGCTTACTCAGCGTCGGTGTTGTCTGCTTCGAAGAGGAGGGTGTCGTACGCTTCTGCAACTTTCTCCCACTCTTCATCGTCTTCGATGCCTACGAGGGAGTCGTTGCCTTCTGCGTCCTTCTCCAGTCGGAGGATGATCGCTTCTTCCTCTGCGCCTTCGAGCGGTTGGAGGATCGTGTAGGTCTTCGCTTCGAGTTCGATAACTTCGAGGACCTCAAATTCGTGTTCCTGACCTTCTTCGTCGGTCAGGGTGATAACTTGGTTGGTTTCCACTTCGCTCATGGAGGCACCTGCTTTCGCTAGTTTTGTTGAGAGTCTAAGTAATTCTGCAAGATGATCGCCGCGGCCATTTTGTCCACGACCTGCTTGCGCTTCTTGCGGCTCACATCCGCTGATACAAGCATACGCTCTGCGGCCATCGTCGATAACCGCTCGTCCCAGAGAAGTACGGGCAAACCGAATTTTTCCTTCAAAATCTCGGCGAACTGTTGGCTCAGTTCACCACGTGGACCGATCGTATTGTTCATGTTCTTGGGGAACCCCAGTACGATTTTGTCCACGTCATATTGGGAAATCAACTCGCCGATGCGCCCGAGGTCGTGTTCCTCGCCCTTGCGGTGGATGGTCTCCAAACCTTGGGCTGTCCAGCCCATCAGGTCGGAAACGGCAATTCCAATGCGCACATCGCCATAGTCGATGCCCATTACACGGTGTGTATTCATGGTTGATCCCTCAGATAGAAGCGCACCAACTCTTGCAAAAGTTCCTCGCGTTCGAGGCTCTTGAGCAGGTTTCGCGCGGAGTTGTGGTTGGTAATGTAAGCCGGGTCACCCGACATCAGGTAGCCGGAAATCTGGGAGACAGGGTTGTAGCCCTTCTGTCTCATCGCGTCTGCGGCGATCGTCAGCGCCCGACGCGCTTCGTTCTCCTCATGACGCGACCCCCAGTGGATCGTTCGATCATTGGCCATAGGGCACCTCACATGGCAAGTTTTACCGTTTACCCAATCGGGATTCATTATACGTCAACGTTTCATGTAGTGCAAGACCAGATGCTGGAGGATCACTTTGCCGACAGCAACCACCGGGATGCAGAGGATCAATCCGAGCATCCCGAACATCTCGCCGCCAAGCAACAGGGCGAAGATGATCAGCATCGGATGCAGTTTGAGGCTTCTCCCGATCAGGAGCGGTGAAATCACGTTGCCTTCGAGTTGCTGGATGATGACATTGAGGATCAGCACTTTCAGAGCCATCATCGGCGACACGGTGAACCCGAGCAGAATCGCCGGTGCCGCGCCGATGAAGGGGCCGACATACGGAATGATGTTGGTAATCGAGACGATCAAAGCCAGTAGAAACCCATATGGCATGTGGATGATCAAGTACCCGACGTACGCGAGTACACCGACGAGCAACGCGACCAACAATTGACCGCGTATGTAATTCCCCAGCGCCTCGTCCACGCTTCGAATCAGGCGGATGACCTCCTGTCGATTGCCCTTGGGGAAAAAGGCGATCACCGCACGCTCGATCCCTTTGACGTCCTTGAGCATGTAGAACACGAGAAACGGCACCACAAACGCCCCCGCCATCCCTTCCACCGCCACACCCGCCTGTTCGAGGATATGCGAGATCGACGCCGTCGCCTTGACCTCCAAAGCTCCGAGGTTGGAATCGACGGCATTGCGCACAGCCAGCGGCAAAAAGCGCTTGTTCTCATGGAAGTCGTTCATCCAACCCTCGACTTGCTTAATCAAGGCCGGCAATTTCTCCCCAAGTTCTCGCAGTTGGTCGATAAACATCGGAATCATGTTGACCAACGCGGCACTTGCAAACAGGAAAAACACGATGTAGATGACCACGATGCTCATCCCCCGCGGCATGCCCCGACGTTGCAGGAGATGAACCAGCGGGTTGAGCAGGTAGGCGATGATGACGGAGATCAAAAACGGTGCCAGCACGCTGCCGAGGATGCTTCCGAGCAATTTTAAGACCTCGCGCATTTCCCACAGCAACCAGACACAGGCGAGAATCACCAATGTGACCAGCGCAAGGTAGAGCGTACGGCCGCGCTTTAGATCCAACATGTCGTCAGGGCTCCCTTCTTCCGAAGTACGCTTAGTGTGCCCAAAACTAGAAAAAAGCCCCGCTGATGCGGAGCTTTTTCCAAAGAAGCCAATTACCACAGTTTGATCGCGATGTCTCCCAACGTAAACACGAACGCCACCGATGCGACGTAGGAATTCACGGTGAAAAACGCGATGTCGATCTTGCTCATGTCATTCGGAGAGATGATGCGGTGCTCGAAGAACAAGAGCCCCGCCACGGCCCCGACCCCGATCCAATACAGCGCACCGAGATCCACATAGAGCGGCACCAATGCAAACAGCACAATCGTTGCGATGTGCATGAAACGGGAGATCCACAGACCGTTGCGAATCCCGAATCGCGCCGGGATGGAGTGAATTTTGTTCGCACGGTCGAACTCGACGTCTTGGCACGCGTAGATGACGTCAAACGCCGCAATCCAGACCGCGACCGCACCGCCGAGCAACAGAGCCGGCGTATCGAATTTGCCGGTGATGGCAATCCAACCACCCAGCGGAGCCAACGCGTCGGCGATGCCGAGCACGAGGTGGCACGCCCACGTGAAACGCTTGCAATACGGGTACAGCACGAGGAAAAACACCGCAATCGGCATCAATTTGAAGCACAGCGGGTTGAGCATCCACGCCGAGACGCCAAGCAACGCGAACGACAAGAGGATGAACAGCCACGCTTCCGCCATCTTGATCGCACCGCGTGGAATCTCGCGGTTCGCCGTGCGAGGGTTCTTGGCATCAATGGCTGCGTCGATGACGCGGTTTAAGCCCATCGCGGCACTGCGTGCGCCGACCATCGCCAGCGTCACCCAGAACACATTGCCCCAACCTGGCCACATGTGGTTTGCATAATAGGACGCCATCACCATCCCGATGTACGCGTACGGCAAGGCGAAGATCGTATGTTCAAACATGATCAGCTTCATGAACAGACGAATTTTGGACATAAAAAAACCCCCAAATGATCACAATTTCACTACTCTATTAGAGCGATCATGTGAGGGGTTTGTCAACCCAATGGTAAGAATTAGTTTTGTTCAACCAATTCTCGTTCCACGGGGAGAAGTTCTTTGCCAAGGTACATTCGGATCGCATTTTCCATTTCCGTCATGTTGATGTTGGTGTTGCGACAAGGACCTTCTGGGCGTTTGTTGGCGATGGCAATGACCGGAACGGCCGCTTTGACGTCTTGAACGCCCGCCATGAGGTCACGCTCGCAAGCGACGGCGATCACGCCCTTGGGTTTTTTCTCGACGAGCAGTTGGCGAGCCATCTGACCACCTGCACAGATGTGGAAATCGATGTCATACTTGCTGGTCATCAACTTGATATCGTCTCGGGTTTGTTTGTCCAGACAGCGCGGGAGCAGGATCAGCAATTCATCCCGTTCGATGACACCTTGGTTGGCAACGGTCAATCGATTGCCGACTTGCAAGACGGAGTTTGCGATTCGGTCTTTGGAGAGGCCAAACAGTTTGCCCGCTTTGACCGACCACGGGATGATCGAAGACAGCGCGATGTGACGTCCCTTCATGAACGGCACAAAGTTTTTTCCGGTGGCGACGGTCAGCACGACCAATGCAAACATCAAGTTTACCGCCGACAGCACACCCCAGACGCTCATGGAAACCGAACGGGAGAGCCAGACCGGGAGTTCAGCGAGGCGCGGTTCGACGAGGAACAGCGCTGTCCAGACGATCGCAGTCAGCGCCAGCAGCACGGTGGTTGCAAAACTCAAAAAGTACCAAGGGCTGGTCTCGAGGTCACCGTTGTTCTCTTCTACTTCTCCAGCCCAACCGTCCCACGTATCCCCGAGTTTGCGCGGGGAGATCGTGACTTCCGGGCTTGCATCAACAGACGTTTCTACTACGTTTGACATGTGTAGTTCCCTCCTACTTGCGGTTCCTGTCCGTATGTAGCGTAGTCTGCCCGTTCCGTCTGCCGGATATTACATCCCTTTCCAATTCACGCCCCATGGGCAGGTACGCATATTCTGTAGGGAAGGAGGGAGGGCCATGCATGTCTACATCGTCCAGCCGGGTGATACGTTGTCGGAGGTGGCCGAGAGATTCCACGTCACCGCTGAGAGACTTTCCGAGGCGAACGATCTCCCGCCCGCCCCGTATCTGCTCCCAGGGTCTGCGCTTTGCATCCCGTCCGAGTTGCACGTTGCGGGCACGGACGGTTTTACCACGGTAGAAGTTCAGCCGGGCGAAACGTTGCGCAGTCTCAGCGAGCGCTGGAACTTGCCGCTGACGTGGCTCGCTTGTTGCAATCACCTGTATGAAGGACGCGTGGAAGCAGGCGACCTCCTGCTGATCCCGCGACGAGATACACGGACAGAGGAAAAAAGGCACCTGCCGCTCGCGGCGATGGAGCCTTGTGTTGGGATGCCCCCGGTCGCCCATGCACTTCGCGACGGGTTGAAAGTCGATGCCGCCGGGCATCTGCATCTCCCGCATTCCCGCTTGGGGGAGAAGGTGTTGTATGTCTGCTCGTTGGATGGACCCCCGAACATCTTGCAAGATGTGGCGAAGGCGATCCTGCGAAGTGACTTTGCGCAAGGGCAGATGTTGGATGAGATGGCGCTTCGTCTGCGGGCGGATGGCGGCGTGGGAGTGGTGTTCCAATGGCAGGCGGTGCGGTCGGATGTCGAGCGTGCGTATCTGAACTTGGTGCGCGAGGCCGGTCGTCGTCTGCGCCCGATGGGGTTGATCGTGGGCTTGCATCTTGCCTCCGACTCTCCGCTTCTGCGCCGCAAGCACTCCCTGACCGAAGTCTTCACGCATGTCGATCACATCTACTATGAACCGGTGAGGACGAAGCCGCGGGACGGCGAGGACTTTTTTCGCAAAGCACCTCCTCCCCTGCTCGGTCTCGACGATGTACAGTCGTCGCTCGAGCGCGTTGACGGTTTGTTGCCCGCTGCCAAGACGTGGCTGACACTCCGTCCGTCAGGTGCCTTCGTAGAGCGTCGTCGGGTGCTCCAACCCCTCTCTCCACACCAAGCGTTGCAGTTCGCCTACCAGCACGGGTTTGCGATCTCTCACGACCGGGGCAGCGAGCTGGCTTGGTTTCGCTGCAGCGGCGGAGAGGGGGGAACGGCTGTGTGGCACGAAGACCTCTGGAGCATGCTCCGCAAATTGGAGTTGGTGGAAACGCTCAAGTTGCAAGGTCTCGCCCTCTGGGAGTCCGGCGCGTATCTGCCCGAGCTCTGGGAGTACATCCGCGGCGAGTATGAAACACGTGAATGAATGACCACGCAAAAAAAAGGCTCTGTCCCGCACGCAGGACAGAGCCTTTTTTGATTACATCAGCCTTGCAATCCCAAGACTTGCTCAATCTTGGGCTGGAGCTTTTCGAAGCCCTTGTCGCCGGCCGTACGGAAGAACAGCTTGCCGTCCGGACCGAACAAGTAGAACGCCGGGACGTACTCGTTCTGGTACGCTCCTGCAATCTTCTGCTCGTTGTCCACCGCCAGCGGGTGGTCGATGCCGTACTTCTCCACATCTGCCTGGATCTTGGCGATCTCGGAATCTGCTTCGTAGCGCGGCTGGTGGACACCGATCAGTTGCAGACCGTGTTCCTTGTACTGATCGCGGTACTTGATCAACTCCGGCATCGTCTCGTGACAGATGTGGCACGAGACTGCCCAGAAGTGAACGAGAACCGTCTTGCCCGTCAGATCAGCCGGCAACTTGTCCTGCGCGAACCATTCGGTTGCGCCGACAATCTCCGGCCGCTCGGTACCTAAACGCATCGGCATGAGCGTTCCTCCTTGAGCTTGGGAAATTACAGGGTTGCTTCGCCTTTTTTCCAGTTCGCCGGGCACAGACCGCCGGTTTGGATCGCTTCCAGAACGCGCAGAACTTCGTCAACGTTACGACCCACGTTCAGGGAGTTGATGGTAGCGTGTTGAACGATGCCTTCCGGGTCGATGATGAAGAGACCGCGCAGTGCGATACCTTCGTCTTCGAGCAGGACGCCGAAGTCACGAGCAACTTGCTGGGTGTTGTCAGCTGCGAGCGGGTAGTTGAGTTGGCCCAGACCGTTTTGGTCGCGCGGGGTGTTGATCCATGCTTTGTGGGAGTGAACGGAATCGGTGGAAACGCCGAGGATTTCAGCGCCGAGTTGTTCGAACTCAGCTGCTGCATCGGACAGCGCGATGATTTCGGTCGGGCAAACGAAGGTGAAGTCGAGCGGGTAGAAGAACAGCACCAAGTATTTGCCTTTGTAGGTTTCGTTCGTGACACGCTCAGCGAGGGTGTCCATGTTTTTCGTGGTCAGCATGTTAAATTCCGGAGCTTTCTTACCAACGAGACGAGACATTGTATTACCTCCTCAGATATGTATCTTACCTAATAATTGTATCCACCCCTGCCCAATTACGCAAGGTACATGTTGAGAAAGTTTCCTTACAGTTGGGACATACTACGTCTGAGTTTCTATCAGAGAGGATGAAGTACCTGATGCCGCGTGTGGTTTGTTATGTGAATACGTGTACGCACTTTGTCACGGGAGACCTCTGTGGGGCCCGTAACATCGACATCATGCACGAAGACGAGACTTCCATGTCGGAGGTCGTGGATCACACCATGTGCAAGACTTTCCACGAAGCAAACGGCGTGACGTCCTATCTCGGGTCGATGGACAACGTGAACTGGGTCGGCACGGCGCTTGAGATGACGATGCCGGGGCATCACCTCGACCCGTCGGTGAGTTGCACGGTGGCGTCTTGTGAGTATTGGACGGAGGGTCGTCTCTGCGTGGCAACCGCC comes from Tumebacillus amylolyticus and encodes:
- the mltG gene encoding endolytic transglycosylase MltG encodes the protein MTTNHSHLPGQKPRGQKWWLLFALCILVLGGGLYYVQNQLQPPGGNGQAVEINIPEGANAASVGQQLEDLNMIKNGTLFKWYLSYEGTSSNLKIGKYYLKQGMSMEEIARVLVEGDAKYNTLKFTIPEGYTVDQMADELVKDKLITDKQAFLNEVDKGSFDYDFVKEIPANTGIKHRLEGYLFPDTYEVYQDATPHQIVDTMLKQTDATLTPEWRGQMKKLGLNVHSALTIASLVEREAAVDAERPIISGVIRNRLSAAPAMKLQIDATVQYALGKTKENLLYKDLEVDSPYNTYLHDNLPPGPIAAPGKSSIQAAIYPAVHDFYFYVTKNDGSGEHFFAHSYEEHQRNIAKSGQ
- a CDS encoding DUF1292 domain-containing protein, whose amino-acid sequence is MSEVETNQVITLTDEEGQEHEFEVLEVIELEAKTYTILQPLEGAEEEAIILRLEKDAEGNDSLVGIEDDEEWEKVAEAYDTLLFEADNTDAE
- the ruvX gene encoding Holliday junction resolvase RuvX; translated protein: MNTHRVMGIDYGDVRIGIAVSDLMGWTAQGLETIHRKGEEHDLGRIGELISQYDVDKIVLGFPKNMNNTIGPRGELSQQFAEILKEKFGLPVLLWDERLSTMAAERMLVSADVSRKKRKQVVDKMAAAIILQNYLDSQQN
- a CDS encoding IreB family regulatory phosphoprotein, with amino-acid sequence MANDRTIHWGSRHEENEARRALTIAADAMRQKGYNPVSQISGYLMSGDPAYITNHNSARNLLKSLEREELLQELVRFYLRDQP
- a CDS encoding AI-2E family transporter; the protein is MLDLKRGRTLYLALVTLVILACVWLLWEMREVLKLLGSILGSVLAPFLISVIIAYLLNPLVHLLQRRGMPRGMSIVVIYIVFFLFASAALVNMIPMFIDQLRELGEKLPALIKQVEGWMNDFHENKRFLPLAVRNAVDSNLGALEVKATASISHILEQAGVAVEGMAGAFVVPFLVFYMLKDVKGIERAVIAFFPKGNRQEVIRLIRSVDEALGNYIRGQLLVALLVGVLAYVGYLIIHMPYGFLLALIVSITNIIPYVGPFIGAAPAILLGFTVSPMMALKVLILNVIIQQLEGNVISPLLIGRSLKLHPMLIIFALLLGGEMFGMLGLILCIPVVAVGKVILQHLVLHYMKR
- a CDS encoding UbiA-like polyprenyltransferase; translation: MSKIRLFMKLIMFEHTIFALPYAYIGMVMASYYANHMWPGWGNVFWVTLAMVGARSAAMGLNRVIDAAIDAKNPRTANREIPRGAIKMAEAWLFILLSFALLGVSAWMLNPLCFKLMPIAVFFLVLYPYCKRFTWACHLVLGIADALAPLGGWIAITGKFDTPALLLGGAVAVWIAAFDVIYACQDVEFDRANKIHSIPARFGIRNGLWISRFMHIATIVLFALVPLYVDLGALYWIGVGAVAGLLFFEHRIISPNDMSKIDIAFFTVNSYVASVAFVFTLGDIAIKLW
- a CDS encoding DUF116 domain-containing protein — its product is MSNVVETSVDASPEVTISPRKLGDTWDGWAGEVEENNGDLETSPWYFLSFATTVLLALTAIVWTALFLVEPRLAELPVWLSRSVSMSVWGVLSAVNLMFALVVLTVATGKNFVPFMKGRHIALSSIIPWSVKAGKLFGLSKDRIANSVLQVGNRLTVANQGVIERDELLILLPRCLDKQTRDDIKLMTSKYDIDFHICAGGQMARQLLVEKKPKGVIAVACERDLMAGVQDVKAAVPVIAIANKRPEGPCRNTNINMTEMENAIRMYLGKELLPVERELVEQN
- a CDS encoding LysM peptidoglycan-binding domain-containing protein, coding for MHVYIVQPGDTLSEVAERFHVTAERLSEANDLPPAPYLLPGSALCIPSELHVAGTDGFTTVEVQPGETLRSLSERWNLPLTWLACCNHLYEGRVEAGDLLLIPRRDTRTEEKRHLPLAAMEPCVGMPPVAHALRDGLKVDAAGHLHLPHSRLGEKVLYVCSLDGPPNILQDVAKAILRSDFAQGQMLDEMALRLRADGGVGVVFQWQAVRSDVERAYLNLVREAGRRLRPMGLIVGLHLASDSPLLRRKHSLTEVFTHVDHIYYEPVRTKPRDGEDFFRKAPPPLLGLDDVQSSLERVDGLLPAAKTWLTLRPSGAFVERRRVLQPLSPHQALQFAYQHGFAISHDRGSELAWFRCSGGEGGTAVWHEDLWSMLRKLELVETLKLQGLALWESGAYLPELWEYIRGEYETRE
- a CDS encoding redoxin domain-containing protein; the protein is MPMRLGTERPEIVGATEWFAQDKLPADLTGKTVLVHFWAVSCHICHETMPELIKYRDQYKEHGLQLIGVHQPRYEADSEIAKIQADVEKYGIDHPLAVDNEQKIAGAYQNEYVPAFYLFGPDGKLFFRTAGDKGFEKLQPKIEQVLGLQG
- a CDS encoding peroxiredoxin, with protein sequence MSRLVGKKAPEFNMLTTKNMDTLAERVTNETYKGKYLVLFFYPLDFTFVCPTEIIALSDAAAEFEQLGAEILGVSTDSVHSHKAWINTPRDQNGLGQLNYPLAADNTQQVARDFGVLLEDEGIALRGLFIIDPEGIVQHATINSLNVGRNVDEVLRVLEAIQTGGLCPANWKKGEATL
- a CDS encoding DUF1540 domain-containing protein; amino-acid sequence: MKYLMPRVVCYVNTCTHFVTGDLCGARNIDIMHEDETSMSEVVDHTMCKTFHEANGVTSYLGSMDNVNWVGTALEMTMPGHHLDPSVSCTVASCEYWTEGRLCVATAIEVSGAEANECQDTNCKTFERRKGV